One genomic segment of Natranaeroarchaeum aerophilus includes these proteins:
- the cysS gene encoding cysteine--tRNA ligase: protein MTLQVTNSLTGETEPFEPQDPDSVLLYYCGLTVSDLPHLGHARSWVHVDVMHRWLEQLGYDVRHVENFTDVNEKIVARTGEEFGDTEPEVARHFVGETIEDMRSLNLKRADVYPRVSEHVPEIIDLVETLLERGYAYEANGSVYFDVSTFEEYGKLSNQDLDEIESQGDPDERSEKHNAADFALWKAGEAHPDDAAPGGQTWDSPWGEGRPGWHIECSAMSTTHLDDSIDIHVGGQDLIFPHHENEIAQSEAATGERFASYWLHVNLLETEGEKMSSSLENFFTVRNAVREFGPNAIRMFLLSAAFDSKQTYSEAALDEAVERWERLDRGYRTAVEAADSPDAGTKVVDEQLRATVEDARKEFEAAMNDNFNTREAIAALLEIASAVNKHTEGKRYDYQGLTDAIDAFETLGGEALGFAFDGDTGGDVRLAEELVELVLDVREDERAAGNYERADALRDDLEGLGITVEDSDDGVEYRF from the coding sequence ATGACGCTGCAGGTCACGAACTCCCTGACGGGCGAGACGGAGCCGTTCGAGCCACAGGATCCCGACTCGGTGCTCCTGTACTACTGTGGCCTGACGGTCTCTGACCTCCCACATCTCGGTCACGCCCGTTCGTGGGTCCACGTCGACGTGATGCATCGCTGGCTGGAGCAGCTGGGCTACGACGTCCGCCACGTAGAGAACTTCACGGACGTTAACGAGAAGATCGTCGCCAGAACCGGCGAGGAGTTTGGCGACACCGAACCAGAGGTCGCTCGTCACTTCGTCGGCGAGACGATCGAGGACATGCGCTCACTCAACCTCAAGCGTGCCGACGTCTACCCCCGTGTCAGCGAGCACGTCCCCGAGATCATCGACCTCGTCGAGACCCTGCTTGAGCGTGGCTACGCCTACGAGGCAAACGGCTCCGTGTACTTCGACGTCTCGACGTTCGAGGAGTACGGCAAGCTCTCGAACCAGGACCTCGACGAGATCGAATCACAGGGCGACCCTGACGAACGCTCGGAGAAGCACAACGCCGCCGACTTCGCGCTCTGGAAGGCGGGCGAGGCCCACCCGGACGACGCCGCCCCTGGCGGGCAGACCTGGGACTCGCCGTGGGGCGAGGGACGCCCCGGCTGGCACATCGAATGTTCGGCGATGAGCACGACCCATCTGGACGACTCGATCGACATCCACGTCGGCGGCCAGGACCTGATCTTCCCCCATCACGAAAACGAGATCGCCCAGAGCGAGGCCGCGACCGGCGAACGCTTCGCCAGCTACTGGCTCCACGTCAACCTGCTCGAAACCGAGGGCGAGAAGATGTCCTCCAGCCTGGAGAACTTCTTTACCGTCCGCAACGCGGTACGCGAGTTCGGCCCGAACGCCATCCGGATGTTCCTGCTGTCGGCGGCCTTCGACAGCAAACAGACCTACAGCGAGGCGGCCCTCGATGAGGCTGTCGAGCGCTGGGAGCGCCTCGACCGTGGCTACCGGACCGCCGTCGAGGCCGCCGACAGCCCCGACGCCGGGACGAAAGTCGTCGACGAACAGCTCCGCGCCACCGTCGAAGATGCCCGGAAGGAGTTCGAGGCCGCGATGAACGATAACTTCAACACCCGGGAGGCGATTGCCGCGCTCTTGGAAATCGCCAGTGCGGTGAACAAACACACAGAGGGCAAACGGTACGACTATCAGGGCCTCACCGATGCCATCGACGCCTTCGAGACGCTCGGCGGCGAGGCACTGGGCTTCGCCTTCGACGGCGACACGGGCGGTGACGTCCGACTCGCCGAGGAACTGGTTGAACTCGTGCTGGACGTCCGCGAGGACGAACGCGCGGCAGGGAACTACGAGCGGGCTGACGCGCTTCGGGACGATTTAGAGGGACTCGGGATTACGGTCGAGGATTCCGACGATGGTGTGGAGTACCGGTTTTAG
- a CDS encoding COG1470 family protein — MNWESLTNREDRGITPVVAVILLFGLVAMAATLTVIAGMSLMETIQTETEIEQTQQSFDVTSQQLHQAVESGDPQGLPDMDGSAELKTGTTTIEFKRADVDFNEDNYNTAWEETTTPYEININAVEYHVDGTDERFVYEGGGQWRVSNDHTSVQSAPQFRFSYDETLGLDVSLTNVDDSSQISGNDLTAHSEGPGASSIDESELRDVLEHDGTDSGDDIVIEIETEYYQAWEEALDRHSDLDHEDVKYYHDREAGVLRVAIEELAVEQSPTFNIESIDTITPNVEYGDSLEVEVKVKNVGNTEGDTDVDMTIADSASDRESINDLSPGDTETSHFTFKTQGNDTELRDVDGINNKKHQNIDQYDEYEFEIETADDSGTGSFLFSYEWEFLRIEDHSYDAESGVVTADFTNIAGDSRDYDITFLLEGESEDGEVEISEERTLDDVSQLSWEESTYEMDINQSRLPYGEYEYTVDVSDTNFPSAQNNNSDESIASGTFELNAGDGVGTEPGEIVVNEPTDVGVNLIGTEISAEGQDWWGNWQKQWGAVTASAVVGDTRYRFMPDGSVEEIAYDDPHDTGPGEQMEDFNLNTFGTQENVYNFEESIEEGSVSIEATYWTCDNYQYVGSDQYENRGYDHYECTDFGEPITADVTDGDVDPDAGFIMTRDQTRNELPDIEEGFDRQRSVQEVFDDGTEDIELENGELQLGAQDFAFMMEVTMDQTELADEYDHPNGYDGDYSDTFNSDDQTLANQAAWDIAQDYRHTAQSETGDPNFNDVIGYVEVDPGESYVENEDPLHSDPTLDGEQRTVNTETSDVSGGAGDGTGNVDVGVDEIVIS; from the coding sequence ATGAATTGGGAGTCTCTAACAAACCGGGAAGACCGGGGTATTACTCCCGTCGTTGCCGTAATATTGTTGTTCGGCCTCGTCGCGATGGCAGCGACGCTCACTGTGATCGCTGGTATGAGTCTGATGGAGACGATTCAAACTGAGACGGAGATCGAACAAACGCAACAGAGCTTTGATGTCACGTCACAACAACTGCATCAGGCTGTTGAGTCCGGCGATCCGCAAGGGTTACCCGATATGGACGGCTCGGCTGAATTGAAAACGGGAACCACAACTATCGAATTCAAACGGGCAGACGTTGATTTCAATGAGGACAACTACAATACTGCTTGGGAAGAAACAACGACCCCGTACGAGATTAATATAAATGCTGTCGAGTACCACGTTGACGGTACCGACGAGCGATTCGTCTATGAAGGAGGGGGCCAGTGGCGCGTCTCGAACGATCATACCTCGGTCCAGTCCGCACCCCAATTCCGGTTCTCATACGACGAGACACTCGGTCTCGATGTCTCGTTGACAAACGTGGATGACTCCTCGCAGATCTCCGGAAATGACCTCACCGCCCACTCGGAAGGCCCTGGAGCAAGCTCCATCGACGAGTCAGAACTACGCGACGTTCTGGAGCACGATGGTACCGATTCAGGTGACGATATCGTCATTGAGATCGAAACCGAGTATTATCAGGCGTGGGAAGAGGCACTCGATCGACATAGTGATCTCGATCATGAGGATGTAAAATACTATCACGATCGAGAGGCTGGCGTACTCCGAGTTGCGATCGAAGAGTTGGCGGTTGAGCAGTCGCCGACGTTTAATATCGAATCGATTGATACGATAACCCCAAACGTTGAATATGGCGATAGCCTCGAAGTCGAAGTGAAAGTGAAGAACGTCGGTAATACAGAGGGAGACACCGATGTCGATATGACGATTGCTGATTCTGCTTCCGACCGCGAATCAATAAACGATCTGTCGCCGGGAGATACTGAGACAAGCCACTTCACATTCAAAACCCAAGGCAATGATACGGAACTACGCGACGTCGATGGGATTAACAATAAGAAACACCAGAATATCGATCAGTACGACGAATACGAGTTCGAGATCGAGACCGCAGACGATAGTGGGACCGGTAGTTTCCTGTTCAGCTACGAGTGGGAGTTCCTTCGGATCGAAGATCACAGCTACGATGCAGAATCGGGCGTCGTGACTGCCGACTTCACTAATATTGCAGGCGACAGTCGAGACTACGATATCACGTTTCTGCTCGAAGGTGAGAGCGAAGACGGCGAGGTCGAAATCTCCGAAGAACGAACTCTCGATGACGTCTCACAGCTCTCCTGGGAGGAGTCAACCTACGAAATGGATATCAACCAGAGTCGGCTACCGTACGGCGAGTACGAGTACACAGTCGATGTCTCCGATACGAACTTCCCCTCTGCGCAAAATAATAATTCCGACGAAAGTATTGCCAGTGGGACCTTCGAATTGAATGCAGGCGACGGTGTAGGTACGGAGCCCGGTGAAATCGTCGTTAATGAACCCACTGATGTTGGCGTGAACTTAATTGGGACGGAAATCTCGGCAGAAGGGCAGGACTGGTGGGGCAATTGGCAAAAGCAGTGGGGTGCTGTAACTGCCTCTGCTGTCGTTGGTGACACCCGATATCGGTTCATGCCAGACGGCTCTGTCGAAGAGATAGCGTATGATGATCCACATGATACTGGTCCCGGAGAGCAGATGGAGGATTTCAACTTGAATACTTTCGGCACTCAGGAAAACGTATATAACTTCGAGGAATCGATCGAAGAAGGATCAGTTTCAATCGAAGCGACGTACTGGACATGTGACAATTACCAGTACGTAGGAAGCGACCAGTACGAAAACCGTGGTTACGACCACTACGAATGCACTGATTTCGGAGAACCGATAACGGCAGATGTTACAGACGGTGACGTTGATCCTGACGCCGGGTTCATTATGACACGGGACCAAACGCGTAATGAGCTGCCGGATATTGAGGAAGGATTCGACCGGCAGCGCAGTGTACAGGAGGTATTCGACGACGGAACCGAAGACATAGAACTGGAGAACGGGGAGCTCCAGCTTGGCGCCCAAGACTTCGCGTTTATGATGGAAGTAACGATGGACCAGACCGAACTAGCGGACGAATATGACCATCCGAACGGTTACGACGGTGACTACTCGGATACATTCAATTCGGACGATCAGACACTCGCCAACCAAGCAGCGTGGGACATCGCGCAGGATTACCGGCACACTGCACAGTCCGAAACTGGCGACCCCAACTTCAACGACGTCATCGGGTACGTCGAGGTTGATCCCGGCGAGTCGTATGTCGAAAACGAGGACCCGCTCCACAGCGATCCAACGCTCGATGGCGAACAACGGACGGTCAATACGGAAACGAGTGACGTGAGTGGCGGAGCCGGTGATGGCACAGGCAACGTCGACGTCGGTGTCGACGAGATCGTGATCAGCTAA
- a CDS encoding DEAD/DEAH box helicase, giving the protein MTDDESPPADEEVEETDEPPENSDAVDDPARTLSMRSFHDALEAFGRPVVTASEVAREHDWSQSEAMGALENLTAATDVQRVEVGTDPVVWFPTDWGELADRERVIPFPKRREIVVDKPTQFTRAQLSQFAHLVDVSGAEAYRYEIRKEDIWQAPYESFDRLLRTVRQVLPDRQPELEEWIEDQWRRARQFRLRTHEDGYTVLEAVSAELMGNVARQELDETQLRAPMSDTESWVAEGSEASIKRTLYDAGYPVQDDRDLETGDPLDVSLDLDLRGYQRDWVNRFVDAGSGVLVGPPGSGKTIAAMGIMEAVGGETLILVPTRELASQWRDELLARTNLTSEQIGQYHGGAKEMRPVTIATYRTAGMDRHRSLFDSRRWGLIVYDEVHHVPSDIYRRTGELQSRHRLGLSATPIREDEREADIYTLVGPPIGTDWDELFDAGYVQEPEVEIRYVPWDEDVYQSEYATAESHEKRQLAAANPVKIDEIRSILGEHGDAKTLVFADYIDQGDALSEALSVPFISGEMPHARREKLFSQFRQDERDILIVSRVGDEGIDLPDADLAILASGLGGSRRQGSQRAGRTMRPAGKSRVYVLATRGTTEEDFAQRQLQHLRSKGIRVQEVDSERVNETAVE; this is encoded by the coding sequence GTGACAGACGACGAGTCCCCGCCTGCTGACGAAGAAGTAGAGGAGACCGACGAACCGCCCGAGAATTCGGACGCAGTCGACGACCCCGCCAGAACCCTCTCGATGCGTAGCTTCCACGACGCCCTCGAAGCGTTCGGTCGGCCGGTCGTGACCGCAAGCGAAGTCGCCCGCGAGCACGACTGGAGCCAGTCCGAAGCGATGGGCGCGCTGGAGAACCTCACGGCCGCGACGGACGTCCAGCGCGTCGAAGTCGGGACCGATCCGGTCGTCTGGTTTCCGACCGACTGGGGCGAGCTTGCCGACCGCGAACGCGTGATTCCGTTTCCCAAACGCCGCGAGATCGTCGTCGACAAGCCGACCCAGTTCACCCGCGCACAGCTCTCACAGTTCGCCCATCTCGTCGACGTCTCCGGCGCGGAGGCCTACCGCTACGAGATCCGCAAGGAGGATATCTGGCAAGCACCCTACGAGAGCTTCGATCGCCTGCTCCGTACTGTCCGACAGGTACTCCCGGACCGCCAGCCAGAACTGGAAGAATGGATCGAAGACCAGTGGCGACGGGCCAGACAGTTCCGCCTCCGCACGCACGAAGACGGCTACACCGTCCTCGAAGCCGTGAGCGCCGAGTTGATGGGCAACGTCGCCAGACAGGAACTCGACGAAACTCAGCTCCGGGCACCCATGTCGGATACCGAGAGCTGGGTCGCGGAGGGCTCGGAAGCCTCGATCAAGAGAACGCTCTACGACGCCGGCTATCCTGTCCAGGACGACCGCGATCTGGAAACGGGTGACCCGCTCGACGTCTCGCTCGATCTCGACTTGCGAGGCTACCAGCGAGACTGGGTGAATCGGTTCGTCGACGCTGGGTCGGGCGTGCTCGTCGGCCCGCCCGGAAGCGGCAAGACCATCGCCGCGATGGGGATCATGGAAGCCGTCGGCGGCGAAACGCTGATCCTCGTCCCAACCCGCGAACTGGCAAGTCAGTGGCGCGACGAACTACTCGCCCGGACCAACCTCACGTCGGAGCAGATCGGCCAGTATCACGGCGGCGCAAAGGAGATGCGACCGGTCACGATTGCGACCTACCGTACCGCGGGGATGGACCGACACCGCTCGCTGTTTGACAGTCGCCGATGGGGACTGATCGTCTACGACGAGGTCCATCACGTCCCCTCTGACATCTACCGGCGAACCGGGGAGTTACAGAGCCGTCATCGACTCGGGCTTTCGGCAACGCCGATTCGCGAGGACGAGCGCGAAGCGGATATCTACACCCTCGTGGGGCCGCCGATCGGCACCGACTGGGACGAACTGTTCGACGCGGGCTATGTGCAGGAACCCGAAGTCGAGATCCGGTACGTACCCTGGGACGAGGACGTCTATCAGTCGGAGTATGCTACCGCGGAGAGCCACGAAAAACGTCAGTTGGCGGCCGCCAACCCCGTGAAGATCGACGAGATCCGATCGATCCTCGGCGAGCATGGCGACGCGAAGACGCTTGTCTTTGCCGACTACATCGATCAAGGCGACGCGCTTTCGGAAGCGCTCTCGGTTCCGTTCATCAGCGGCGAGATGCCCCACGCCCGACGGGAGAAACTGTTCAGCCAGTTCCGACAGGATGAACGAGATATATTGATCGTATCGCGCGTGGGCGACGAGGGAATCGACCTTCCCGACGCCGATCTGGCGATCCTTGCGTCGGGACTCGGGGGGTCACGCCGCCAGGGCTCCCAGCGCGCCGGGCGTACGATGCGCCCCGCTGGGAAGTCGCGGGTGTACGTGCTTGCGACCCGTGGGACGACCGAAGAGGATTTCGCACAACGCCAGTTGCAGCATCTCCGCTCGAAGGGGATTCGGGTCCAGGAAGTCGACAGCGAGCGCGTAAACGAAACGGCAGTTGAATGA
- a CDS encoding flippase-like domain-containing protein, with protein sequence MDRRLLVGFTGATVALLLLVYAVGWDEVFAAAGDASLPIYALAFVAAGVCQVFRSLVWSRLLGVVGEEVSHLLVLRIFLTGMFLKYVTPYGQVAAGPGIAYVLAQYTEAEYESDLATVVSADFLNYVPYYSFGGVGFLYFVVQQPQLPDLGLFYVAIPLLVAVIGILLVLFWSRRGVVQRGLVGVAAGTRRLVAQVSTGLADRISEQAVRDRLAGFYETLDLVSKDRRSVAIAVVYAHVGWFFLMLPVYIVALALGTHIPLGVAFLVVALSKLGFLVPLPGGLGGVELVLAAMISLFVGLSPATATAIAILYRLTAYWQTIALGGLCSASLSVSSQTA encoded by the coding sequence ATGGATCGTCGTCTGCTGGTGGGATTTACCGGAGCGACCGTCGCGCTCCTGTTGCTCGTCTATGCGGTCGGCTGGGACGAGGTGTTCGCTGCTGCAGGCGACGCCTCGTTACCGATCTACGCGCTCGCGTTCGTCGCCGCAGGGGTCTGTCAGGTGTTCCGGAGTCTGGTCTGGTCCCGACTGCTGGGTGTCGTTGGCGAGGAAGTCTCGCATCTGCTCGTCCTTCGGATCTTCCTGACGGGAATGTTTCTCAAGTACGTCACGCCGTACGGTCAGGTCGCTGCAGGACCGGGGATCGCGTACGTGCTCGCCCAGTACACCGAAGCAGAGTACGAGTCCGATCTCGCGACGGTCGTGAGCGCGGACTTCCTGAACTACGTACCCTATTACAGCTTCGGTGGCGTTGGCTTCCTGTACTTCGTCGTCCAGCAACCACAGTTGCCGGACCTGGGACTCTTTTACGTCGCTATCCCGCTTCTCGTCGCGGTAATCGGTATCCTGCTGGTCCTTTTCTGGTCCCGACGCGGGGTCGTCCAGCGCGGGCTGGTGGGGGTTGCAGCGGGTACTCGCCGGCTCGTCGCCCAGGTGTCGACAGGCCTCGCCGACCGGATCAGCGAGCAAGCGGTGCGCGACCGGCTGGCCGGATTCTACGAAACGCTCGACCTGGTCTCGAAAGACCGCCGGAGCGTGGCGATTGCAGTCGTCTACGCCCACGTCGGCTGGTTTTTCCTCATGCTTCCCGTCTACATCGTCGCGCTCGCGCTCGGGACCCACATCCCGCTCGGGGTTGCGTTCCTGGTCGTCGCGCTGAGCAAGCTCGGGTTTCTGGTTCCCCTCCCTGGGGGGCTGGGTGGGGTCGAACTCGTGCTCGCCGCGATGATCTCGCTGTTCGTCGGCCTCTCGCCCGCGACCGCCACTGCGATTGCGATTCTCTACCGGCTGACTGCCTACTGGCAGACCATCGCGCTTGGTGGGCTCTGTTCGGCGTCGCTATCGGTGTCCAGTCAGACGGCGTGA